In the genome of Planctomyces sp. SH-PL62, the window CGTCGAGGCGATGACGCGGGACACCTGGCCCGGCCGCACCGGGTCGTTGACGTAGGGCCGCGAGGCGACGTAGGCCAGGCCGTTGTAGACGCCGTTGGTGGTCGTCAGGGCGTTGGCCGCCGCGGTCAGGCTGGTGGTCCCGCCGGTGTTGCCGCCGGTGCCGCCCCCGGTGCCGCCCCCGGTCCCGCCGCCGCCGGTGGTCCCGCCGATGGAGATGGTCCGGTTGCCGAAGTAGGGGGAGAAGATCGACACCGGGTCCAGGGTCGCCTGGGGCACGAACTGGGCGACCACGCCCGCCACCGGCGTGCCGTGGCCGTCGAAGCTGTTGGCGAGGACGGTGCCGGTGGTGGTGGTGCCGCCGCCGGTGCCGCCTCCGGTGCCGCCGCCGCCGGTGGTCGTGGTGCTCGTGTCGAGCGAGGCGACGTCGATGTTGCCGTTGCCCCCGGTGTAGAGGTTTTTGCCGGCCCCGACGCGTCCCCGGAAGGGGGAGGAGAGGGAGTCGACGCCCGTGTCGACGACCGCCACCGCACTGCCGCGGCCGTCATACGGCACGCCCAGGGTGCGGAGGTCGTTCAGGCCGATCAGCGAGCCGGAGGTCGAGCCGGCGAGGCTGGAGCTCGTCTTGAACTGCCAGATGCCGTCGCCGTCCGAGGCGTAGAAGGTCGTGCCGTCGGCGGAGAAGGTGATGCTCAGGGTCGAATCCATGAAGCTGGTCGAGTCCTGGGCGCCCGAGGTGTTGAAACCCTGGGCGAACACCGAGATGACGCCGCCCGGCGTGATCCGGATGACCCGGCCGCCGACGTTGCTGCCGCCGGTCGTGTTGCCGTTGCGGACGATCGGCACCAGCGGGTTGGTCGCGGCGTTGTAGGGCTGCGTCGGGTCGGCCTTCTCGATGCCGATGAAGCCGCTCCCCTGCACCGGCACGTTCACGATGACGCCGGCCGGGATGTCCCCTTCCTCGACCGAGGTGACGGGCACGAACAGGCCCGACGCCAGGTCGCTGACGAACAGGTTGCCGGCGTAGGTCGGCTGGCCGGTGATCGTTAGGCCGGTGGTGGTCCCGGTCGTGGTGGCGGCGTCGGCGGCCTCCAGGCCGATCGATTGGGCGAAGTAGCTGTACTGGTCGAAGGCGATGTCCTGGAACCGCCGGAACGGCGTGCTCAGGATCGACGACTCGTCGACCACCAGGGTCTCGGCGGTCGTCGCGTCGGTCACCACCGTCGCGCCGATCAGGAAGTCGCCGTTGGAGCCCTGGACGCCGCTGAACCCCGGCGTCGCCGGGATCCCGCCGCCCGAGGGCGTGCCGAAGTCGGTGAAGGCGGAGTAGACCGGCGAGAAGTAGTCGATGTTCGCCTGGGTCATGCCCACGATCGGCCCGAACGACATCCCGGTCTCCGAGACTCCCTTCGGGAGGCTCGCGGCGTTCGAGATGACCTGGCCCGGCGAGTACTGGTTGGCGTCGAAGAACAGGGCCGCCATGGTCCCGCCCGTCGAGCTGACGCCGCTGCCGGCGATCACCCCGCGGAGGAACTTCTGGAACTCCGGTCCCGGCACGACGACGGCCGTCGGGTTGATGTTGAACTTGGTCGCCGCCTGGCCGTCGGTCAGGGTGACGAAGGCCCCCATGAACGAGCCGTCGGCGCCGATCCGGTAGATCGCGTTCTTGGCCGGGTCGGAGCGGTCCGCCGTGGTGACCAGCATCGACGCCTTGCCGTCGATGTAGCCCTCGGAGTCGAACGCGATGTCGTACCAGTTGGTGAGACCGGTCGCGTCGACCGCATCCCCGGTCGCCCCGCCCAGCGAGTTCGCCGCCGGGTTGCTCCCGTCAGTGTTCAGGGCGTTGGGATCGATCTGGCTCATCACCGTGTTCAGGTCGAAGAACACGCTGGCCTTGCCCGTCGCCGGGTCGATCCGGTAGATCACGCCCGGGCGGTCCACGGCCCCTTCGACGTCGCCGCCGCCGCGGGAGACGGCGTAGAGGCCGTTGCCGAAGATCCCGCCCGGCCCGGCCTGGATCCGGACCATGTCGCCGCCGAACGACGACAGCGGGGTCAGCTCGGCCACCGACGTGATCGGCGCGGGGCTGGTGAGCGTGTCGGCCTCGGTGTTCGAGCTGACGACGACCGTCCCCAGGAAATTGTTGGTCGGCGTTTCCGCCGCCGTGAACACGGCCTGCGTCGGAAAGATCGGCACCACCGGGGCGAGCAGGGCGCGCTGCTCCAGGGGGGTGGGGCCTTCGAGCTTGATGTTGCGATGACGCCGCTTCGCTGGGCCCTGAGCCCGCGGTCGGGATGGCTGAGACATTCCATGATCTCCTAACGCTGGACTCGTCCGTCCTGAACCGAGGCCGAGACGCCCGGCAATCCTCAGTATCGGCGCACCTGGCGTTTGACGATGAGTCGAAACATCCGGCAAGACCCGGACTCGGGTTGCAACCCGCGCACTCGGATCTTTTCTCACCTTCTGAATCGGTCGGCGACGGCGGCGTCGATCAGCGAAAGGGGCTTCGCAAGCGGAAAAATCGCTATTTCCGGGCCGTGGGGCGGGCGGCGAGGCCGAGGACCGGCCGGAGGGGGGCGGGGAGGGGCCGAACGCAACGCGGGAGATCGCGAGGAGCGGACGGCTCCTCGCGATCTCCCGCGATTGGATTTCCGGGATTCGATCGGGGGTCGGTCGACTTACTCGACGACGCCCTTGGGGCCGGCCGGGGCGCCGCCGGACTGGGCCTGCTGCGGGACGTGGGCGCGGCGGCGGACGTCGAGCTCGATCGAGCCGAAGGTCCCCTCGTGCCGCTGGATCGTCATACCCAGCGCGGTCAGGAGCCGCTTGGCCGTGTAGAAGTTCATCACGAGCCGCTGGTTCGCCTTGACGTCCTGCCGGCCCTGAGCGAACGGCTGGGGATTGAGGCCGAAGTCGAGGATGACCTCCTCCGGCGTCGCCGTCACGCGGCAGAAGTTCGAGTACGACGGCACCGTGGCCGAATCGTCGACGACGACTTCGGTGGTCACCTGCTGCTGCTGCGTGGGGTTCTCAGGCTCGCTCATTTCCAGATCCATCCTATTCTTGCTTGGGCCGCCGTGCGGTTCCTGGACCGTGTCCGGGAGAGGAGTCCACGGCGAGTTCTCGGTCCCGGGTCCACGATATCAGGTGCAGACTATCGCGAAACGAAAAAATCGATCAAGCCGATTTTTGCGCGCCGGAGGATTCGACCAGCCGGTCCAGCTCGGACAGGGTCCGCCCCGAGGCGCCGTGCTGGGCGAGCACGAACCGACGGCCCGCCTCGCCCCGCGCCGCGGCCTTCTCGGGATCGTCGAGATCTTCGCGAAGGAGGATCGCCATCTCGCGGGGGCCGGCCACCCGTCGGGCGGCGTCGCGCGCCAGGAGCTGGGCCACCGTCTCGCGGAAGTTGGCCGTGTGCGGGCCGAACATCACGGAGGCGCCGTAGGCGGCCGGCTCCATCATGTTCTGGCCCCCCCGCCCGGGCAGGAGGCTGCCGCCCACGAACGCCACGTCGGCCAGGCCCCAGACCGCCCCGAGTTCGCCGAGGGTGTCGATCAGGACGATCGGCGCCGGCTTGCCGGCCGGAGAAGGCGTCACGGGGCCGCGACTGCGGCGCACCACCGTCTCCCCCTCGGACTCAAGCCAACGGGCCACCGCCTCGAACCGCTCGGCGTGGCGGGGGACCAGGACGAGCCGGAGCCGGGGGTGGTCGCGACGCGCCCCGCGGTAGGCGGCGAGCGCCGCTTCCTCTTCCCCGTCCATCGTGCTCCCGGCCACGAACACGAGGTCCGCGGCCATGAGCCCCAACTCCGCGCGGAGTTCCCGGGTGCGGGCATTGTTGCGATCGCTCTCCAGGCCGTCGAATTTCACCGAGCCGGTGACGCTCACGCGGTCGACGGGGACGCCCAGGTCGACGAACCGGCGGGCGTAGTCCTCGTCCTGCGCCGCGACGGCGTCGATCCGGTGGAGCGTGGGGCCGAGCGGGCGGCGGATCCGCCGGTAACCGCGATGGCTCCGCTCGCTCAGGCGGGCGTTGATGACCGCCACCTTGGCCCCGGACCGCTTGGCCGACCTGATCAGGTTGGGCCACAGCTCCAACTCGACGAGCGCCAGCACCGTCGGCCGGACGCGGGTCATCGCCCGCCGGGTCGCCCAGCTGAAGTCGAAGGGGGCGTAGAACGTGATCAGCTCGGGGAAGGTCCGCCGGGCCACGGCCAGGCCGGTCGGGGTGGTCGTTGAGATCACGACCTCCCAGTTCGGCCGTCGGCGGGCCATCTCGCGGACCAGGGGGCGCAGCAGCAAGACCTCGCCGACGCTCACGGCGTGGAACCAGAGGCAGGGGCCTCCCCCCATCCGGTTGGGCGCATCCCCCGAGAATTTCTCCCAGAGCCCGTCGCGATACTTGCCCGAGCGCACCATTCGGAATACGAGGATCGGCGACAGCACGATCAACGTCGCGGCATAGATCAGGTTCAAAACCAGCGGCATCCCGGGGAATCCTTTCCCGATAGAGAGCGAGTGGTCCGCTCGACGAGACGCGAATTGATCAAGCAATCGCCGTGCCCGCCGCCGTTCGAGACCCCTGACCGACCTTTCGCGAACCGTCGCGGCGTCCGAGCCCTCGCTTGCCACCGCCGGCATGGGAAAACCCACGACGGCCAGCGGATGTCGACTCAAACGCTTGATCCGAAAGGGATAGGGGCGTCGCTCGGGACGCCCCGAGGCCGCGGGCGGCCCCGGACGCCCGGCCCCTCCGGGGGTCGTCCCGGGGGGCTGGGGGGTCGGCGGGGATGCAACGAATGCTCAGAAGATGTCGGGGGACGACGTCTGGCGCATGTGGCAGGCTTTGAACTTTTTTCCCGATCCGCAGGGGCAGGGGTCGTTGCGACCCACCTTTTTGCCAACGTTGCGGACCGGCTCCTTCTTCTTGTCGGACGCCGATTCGCCGGCGTGGATGGCGGCGTCCTGGGCCCGTCGGACGCCGTTGCCGGAGTCGGGGACGGCGGCCAGCGACGACGAGGCCGAGTCGGCGTCCTGATGGATGGCCTGGGCCCGGTCGAGCTTCCAGCGCGAGCCGAGGTACGACAGGAACTCGGGATCGAACTGCTCGACGCGGAAGATCAGGTCGGTGACGCGGTCGCCGATCCCGTTCCACATCTCGCCGAAGATTCGCATCCCCTCGCGCTTGAACTCGACCTTGGGGTCGATCTGGGCGTATCCCTGCAAGCCGATCGAGCTGCGGAGGTGGTCCATCGCCCGGAGGTGTTCCATCCAGCTCGAGTCGAGGATCTGGAGCAGGAGGACCTTCTCCATCTCGCGCATCTCGGGGCGGATCTTGGCGTCGAGGGCCGCCGTGAGCTCCTTGCGGACCTCTTCGGCCGTCTTGGCGGCGAGTTCCTCGGCGGTCGTCGAGGAGCCGAGGTTCTTGTGCGCCCATTCGACCAGCCCGGCGAGGGCCGCCGGGGACGCGGGCGGGGCCGGCTTGTCGCGCGCCGAGGAGTGGGGGAAGGCGGCGTCGAGCCGGGCCGTCAACTCGTCGGAGAGCCGGGCGCCGTCGTACTTCTTGTGGGCCAGGGCGATGAGATGAGCTTCCATCTCGGGCCGGAGCATCGTCTGGAGCTCGGCCGGGTCGACGACGCAGTGCAGCCGCTCCGAAGCCCAGGCGGCGAGCCCTTCGCGGTCGTAGCGGGGCGTCTGGTTCTGGGCGTGCGAGCGATCGCCCAGGAAGCGGGTCGTCGCGATCCGGACGGGAAGCTCCGCCTCCTTGGCGACGTACAGCTCTCGGGCCTGCTCCTTGAGGCTCCGGGCGATCCGGTTCCGGTCGAGCCCCTTCCACGAGTCGAGCTCGGCCGTGAGGCCGAACTTGTGCTGGGCCCAGCCGGCCAGGCTGCGACGGCCCCAGTCGGGCTCCAGGAACTCCTTGGCGGGCTCGAGGTCGAGGCCCTCGATCGAGGCCTTGGCCTGATCGTACAGGAACTCCTCCAGGCCCGGCCGGTCGAGGTCCGATTCGTCGCCGTCGCGGCGTTCGAACTTGCGGAGGTCCTTATCCTTGAGGGAGAGGTTGAAGCGGGTGTTCGCCCAGTTGACCAGGGCGCCCCACGTCCAGTCGGCGGGCTCGGCGTCGGCCGGGACGTTCTCGTCCAGGGCCTCGCGGATCGCCTCGTACAGATGGCGTTCGGCGCGGCGGCGGACGATCTCGCCGGCGTCCTCGAACTCGACGCCCCGGAAGTCGCGGGCGGTCATGTCCGCCCCCAGGCGCTGGGAGGCCCATTCGGCGAAGCTGGCCTGGCCGTAGTCGTCGGCGAGGAAGCGGTCGACGGCGTCCTGGATCTGGGAGTCGATCATCTCCAGGATGCGATCCTTGGGGGACGACCCTTCCAGCAGCGCCTGGCGGAACGAGTAGACCCGCTTCCGCTGCTCGTCCATGACCTCGTCGTATTCGAGGAGGTTCTTGCGGATGTCGAAGTTGCGCTCCTCGACCTTCTTCTGGGCGCCCTCGATTCGGCGGCTGACCATCTTGCTCTCGATGGCCTCCCCCTCCTGCATGCCCAGGCGGGTCAGGACGGCCGACACCCATTCGCCGGCGAACTTCCGCATCAGGTCGTCGTCGAGCGCGAGGAAGAACCGCGACGAGCCGGGGTCGCCCTGGCGGCCCGATCGGCCGCGGAGCTGGTTGTCGATCCGGCGGCTCTCGTGCCGCTCGGTGCCGATGATGTGCAGGCCCCCGGCGGCGGCGACCTCGCGGCCCTCGGCCTTCATCTCTCGCTCGTACTTGTCCACGGCCGCCTGCCAGACCTCGGGCGGGACGTCCAGGCGGGTCTCGTAGAGCGGCCGGCCGTCCTCGTTCACCTCGCGCTTGAGGTCGAACCAGGCCATGAACTCGGGGTTGCCGCCGAGGATGATGTCGGTGCCGCGGCCGGCCATGTTGGTGGCGATCGTGACCGCCCCCCGGCGCCCGGCCTGGGCGACGATCTCGGCCTCGCGCTCGTGGTGCTTGGCGTTGAGCACCTGATGGGCGATGCCGTACCGCGTCAGGTACTCGGACAGCTCCTCCGACTTCTCGATCGTGACCGTCCCCACCAGGATCGGCCGGCCGGTCGCGTGGACCTCCTTGATCTCGTCGAGCAGGGCCTGGTTCTTCTCGCGGTCGTAGCGGAAGATTACGTCCGGGTAGTTCACCCGGCTCAGCCCCCGGTTGGTCGGGATGGCGACCACGTCGAGGCCGTAGACCTTGTAGAACTCGTTGGCCTCGGTCATGGCCGTGCCGGTCATGCCCGAGAGCTTCCTGTACAGCTTGAAGAAGTTCTGGAGGGTGATCGTCGCGAGGGTCTGGTTCTCCTCCTTGATCTTCACCCGTTCCTTGGCCTCGACCGCCTGATGGAGGCCGTCGGACCACTGGCGGCCGACCATGAGCCGGCCCGTGAACTCGTCGACGATGACCACCTCGCCGTTGGGCTGGACCACGTAGTCGCGGTCGCGACGGTACAGGTGGTGCGCCTTCAGCGAGTTGTCGATCAGGTGGGGCCACTCCATGTTGCCCGGGGTGTAGAAGCTCTCCAGCCCGGCGATCTTCTCGGCCTCGCGGATGCCTGCGTCGTTCAGGTGGCAGGTCCGTTCCTTCTCCTTGACCTCGAAATGGTCGTTCCGCTTCAGGAGCCGGGCGATCCGGTCGGCCTCGGCGTACTTCCGCACGTCGTCGAAGGCCGGCCCCGAGATGATCAGGGGGGTCCGCGCCTCGTCGATCAGGATGCTGTCCACCTCGTCGATGACGGCGTAGTGGAGCTCGCCCTGGCACTGCAACTCCGCGGTCGGCTTCATGTTGTCGCGGAGGTAGTCGAAGCCGAACTCGTTGTTGGTGCCGTAGGTGATGTCGCGGCCGTAGATCTCCTGGCGCTCCGTCGAGTCCATCTCGGACTGGATCGCGCCCACCGACATCCCCAGGCCCTGATAAAGCGGGCTCATCCACTCGGCGTCGCGGCGGGCGAGGTAGTCGTTGACCGTGATGACGTGGACGCCCTTGCCGTCCAGCGCGTTCAGGTACGCGGCCAGGGTGGCGACCAGCGTCTTGCCCTCGCCGGTGACCATCTCGGCGATGTTGCCGCCGTGCAGGACCATGCCGCCCATGAGCTGGACGTCGAAGTGCCGCATGTTCAGATAGCGGCGGCCCGCCTCGCGGCAGACGGCGAACGCCTCGGGCATCAGCTGGTCGAGCGTCTCGCCGGCCTCGCGGCGGCGGCGGAACTCGTCCGTCTTGGCCTTCAGGGCGTCGTCCGACAGCGTCTGGACCGAGGGCTCCAGCTCGTTGATCCGGGCCACGATCGGACGCATCTGCCGGATGCGCCGTTCGTTAGAGCTGCCGAAAACTCGCACGAGCCCTTCCGAAACCCCCTCGGACAGGGCCGACAGGGCGTCGGTCGTCTTATCCCAAAGCTCGGTCAGCACTTCCATTGCCGCGTGGTCCCCGTGCGAATGATACGTTGCAGCAAGTCATTGCAATACTGCATCTTACAACGGACTTACGGATTTCGTCAACCGCGACGGTGGGTCTCCCCACGCCGGCCTTTCGGCTTTCACGATCCACTTAATGGGACGGCCGACCGCCAGGTTTTCGCCGCGAGCTCGGATCGCGGGCCAGCTTCCCGGCGTCGACGAGAGCCCGACTTCCCTCGACAGCGAAGGCCGACCGGAGCGCCGACTCTCGAAATTCTACGTCGATCCCATCGGCACAGGTCGGATTATCGGCGGTTTTTCGCTTTCAGGTCGCCTTTTCGCTCACATTCCCCGCGAGCGATCTTCCCATGCCGCCCCGACCGCCGATTTTCCGCCCGCGCTTCCTCTCGCCGCCCCTTGTCTTCCGAGTCCACCTGGGCGCAGAATCCAGGAGAGCGCCCCGCCACCCCCCACGAGGAACGTCCATGTCCGTCAAGACCGAGACGTCGCCCCCCGAGACCGTGGCCGATCTCCTCGAACGCCTCGGAGACGTCCCCGCCTTCCGCGTTCGCCTGGACCCACCCCTCGGCACCGCCACCGAGCGCGACGTGGTGGAAGCCCACGATCGCGAAAACCGACTCTTCGAACTCGTCGACGGCGTCCTGGTGGAGAAGACCATGGGGTTCGAGGAATCTCGTTATGCGATCCTCCTGGCGAGCTATCTGATCGCCTTCCTCCGCGATACCGACCTCGGCGTCGTCCTGGGTGCCGACGGCACGGTGAAGCTGCTCCCCGGCCTCGTCCGCATCCCCGACGTGTCGTTCATCTCGTGGGGGCGTTATCCGAAGGGGCTGCGACCGGGCGAGATCCCCGCCGTGGCCCCCGATTTGGCCGTTGAGATCCTGAGCAAGTCCAACACCCGCAAGGAGATGGCCCGGAAGCTCGACGAATATTTCCAGGCCGGCGTGCGGCTGGTCTGGTACGTCGACCCCAAGGCCCGCGAGGTCCGAGTCTATGAGTCCCCCGCCGACCCCGTCACCCTGACAGCCGCCGACGTCCTTGACGGCGGTGCGGTCCTCCCCGGCTTCCGCCTCCCGCTCGCCGAATGGTTCGACCAGGCCGAACGCACAGGGCCGGCCGTCTGAAACGCGGCACGCCGCGTCAGTCCACCTGGTAATACCGGCGTACGGCTTCCCAGGTCGCTTTCGGGTGGTCGGTGGCGAAGGACATGAAGCCGAGGTCCAGGAGCTTGGCGTAGACGTCGGGGGTAGAGCCTCCCCACGGCAGGGTCTGGTAGAGGACGCCGTGGCGGCGCAGTTCCTCGCCGCGAGCGATCAGGAACGCGTCGGACTCCTTGAACGGGTCCCGAGAGTCCCGGCGAATCTCGGCGACCGGACGCGCGAGGTTGGTGTGGATCTGGAGCTGATCGACGTCGGCGAAGTCGGTCGCGCGAAGTTCCTCGAACCGCCTGAGCAAGGCGTCCTCGCTTCCTCCCATCCAGAGCAGCGTCTTCGACTCCGGCGAAAGCGCCTTCCAGCGCCGGATCAGCGGGTAGTTGGTGGACGCCAGGATGACGCGAGACGCGACGCCGGCCTCGGCCGCTTCCTTCGCGAGTTGGGGCAGGTCCACCTGCTTGATGTCCAGGTAGAGCCGACGCGCCGGATCGGAACCCATCGCCGCGAAGACGTCGCGCAGCGGGCCGACGCGACGGCCCGAGAACCGTTCCCCTTTCCAGGCGCCGACGTCGAGCTTGCTCAACTCCTCGAAGGTGACGTCCCCGACCCCCTTCTTCGCCGTCTCCGCGTCCACGCCCCGCACGACGCGAGCGAACGTCGCGTCGTGGAACGGGACGATGACGCCGTCCTTGGTGGTGCGGACGTCGGCCTCCGGGATGCAGCCGAGCGACCAGCCCAGTTCGAACGCCTCGATCGTATTCTCTTCCGCCAGTTCGCCCGCTCCGCGATGCGCCTGGACGATGAACTCGCCCGGCGGGATGTGCTCGCGCACGGTCCAGGGCGGTTCGGCCCGGACGGAATGCCCGACGGCGGAAACGGCCAGCCAGAGGGGGAAACTCAGCAAGAAGCGGTGCATGGGGTCGGTCCTGGGAGGAGCCGGATCGGGGTCATTCGGCCCACGTCGCCCGGTAGTTGAATCGGTCGTTGGGAGCGGCGTCGCCGTCGAGGGTGAAGGTCGAGGCGTCGCCGCCGATCGGGACGTTGTCGAGCCACTTGAAGTCGAAGGCGACTCGCCTGGAGCCGTCGCCGGGGAAGTCCAAGCCCAGGGCGGAGCGGGGAAGGGCCAGTTCCAGCTCGTTCCCGTCGAAGGCGACCGCGGCGGCGGCGTCCAGCGGCTCGGTCGCGCCGTCGGGCTTGAGGCGCTCGACGGTCGCCATGCCGTCGACGATCTGCTCGCGGTTGACGACGAGGTCGTAGCCCAGCCAGCCGGTCTTCGGGTCGTGGTCCGCGTCGATGCAGAGCGTCATCCAGCGCTCGGCGGGCGCGGTGAGGGGTTCGCGAGTCCTGATGTAAAAAAAGACGAATTCGTCGCCGGGCGCGACCTTCGCAGCCATCAGGTCGTTGCGGCCGGTCTCGTTGACGAAGTCGGGCTCGCCTTTCCAGCCGGGGTGCCGGCGTCGGGCCGGATCGCCGATCGTGTCGCGGAATTCGGGGGCGGCGGCCTTCCAGTCGCCGAACGCGCCGTCGACCCGGACCTTGGCCTTCGCCACGTCGGCCGGCTTGCGCACCCCCTTGTAGCGCCGGACCTCGGAGACGAGCTGGTAATAGTACGCGTCGCCGAAGCCCCCCTTCACCGGCTCGATGTCGCGCGAGTACTCCGGCGTGTACTGGTCGACGAAGAACGTGCCGCCCGGCTTGAGCCGGACGCCCCCCATCGACATCTCCCCCTTGGGGTCGATGAACCGCTGGGCGATCCATTCGTTCCAGCCGGTGATGAAGACGAACGGAGGATCGACCTCGCGGGCCCGCTTCCACTGCTCGGCGAAGTAGAGCCCGCGCTCGGGGTGGCGTTCCTCGGGCGGCGGCTGCTTGCCGTCGTGGAAGCTCCGGCCGATGTTCCCCGTGGGGTGCTGCGCGACGGTCACGGAGATCTGCTCGGGCTTGTCGGGTGCCTCATGCCAGCCGGGGGTCTGGGGCGAGTTGTCGAGCCAGGGCCAACGGTCGCGGCCGTCGCCGAACCAGGAATGCCCCTTCGTCCAGGCCCAGGAGCGGCGGATCGTGAAGAAGTCCTTGACCTCGTCGCTCAGGCCGTCGGTCGGCGCGAGGATCAGGGGCTTGCCGCCCCAGGCGAACCAGTGCTCACGGCCCTTCCCCGGCTTGTAAAAAGTCTTGTAGAGATGTTCGACCGTCCTGGCGCTCGCCGAGTTCGTCAGGAACGCGATCCGGGGCGTCCGCTGGCCGGACGCGCGGAACTCGTCGAGGACCTTCAGCACGGCGTCGCGCACCGAGTCGTACGTCAGGGCGTTGGTGACGTCGAAGAACAGGACGTCGACGTCGGCGTCGTTGAGCATCTGAATATGCTTTCGGATGACGTACGCATCGTCGTCCCGATAGTAGCCGAACAGCGGCTCGGCCCAGTGGTGGAACGCCTGGTTGGGCCCGAACTTCGGGTCGTCCGGGTTCGCCGCCAGGATCTTGGAGAGGTCGTAGACGGGGTTCTGCCCCTCGCTCCAGAGGAAGTAGAAGATCCCCGTGGTCCGATCCGCGCGGGGCGGCCCCGCCTCGTCGAACCCCGGCGTCGTCCGCCCGAGCCCGTCCGTGGCCGTCCAGGTGTCGGCCATCACGTCCCAGACGAGGTCGTCGGCCCCTCTCACCATCTGCGACGAGACGAAGGCGAGCGCCGCCGCCAGGGCGGGCGCGATCTGGAGGAATCTCATGGGGGCATCCTCATGCGGCGGGGGAGGGCGTCGGTGCGAAATCGGGCGGGAAGGGGGCGTTTCGTGCGCGGGAGCCGCTCCAATCGAGCGAAGCGTCGCATTGTCAGCTTGGAGGACTCCGTCCCCGGCCTGTTCCTTGGCAATGTAGTCTCGGTTCCTTCGGCGATCAAGCGCCCGACGCCCCGCGCGCCGGGCGTGACCCGCCGAGAAGTGCCATTTCGGACGATCAGTCCCTCGGACGGGAAAGCGGCCGTTCGGCGGCGGATGGGGGCGACGAGCACGCAAGCCGACGCATCTTCCCTTCGTCCGCGATGAAGGTCCCCCTCATCCGGCCTGCGGCCACCCCCACCAGGGGGGAAGGCATGATCGCGCCAGCATTCCTTCCTTCCCTCGCGGCGGACGAGGTGGACCTCGTCCAGGCTTCGGCCGCCTCCTACGCAGATCGCGCGAGGCGTCGAAAGCGCACGAACGAACCCAATTTTCTCGAGGCGTGCGGAGGGGGATTCTCGCTTCCTGGAGCGGCCGGGCACGTCCGGAGAGGTCCGTTGCGGCCTGGGTTGGTTCGCGCGAACGAACCCAATACCGGCTCGTCCTACATCCCCTTGAGGCTCCGCAGGGTGCGGCCGATCTGGAAGTGGCAGAGGGCCAGGGCGCAGGCGTCGGCGACGTCGTGGGGCTCGGGGAGTTCGTCCAGGCCCAGTTCGGTCTGGATGGCGCGCTGCATCTGTTCCTTGGGGGCGCGGCCGCTGCCGGTGAGGGTCTTCTTGACCCGGGCCGCGGCGTAGCCGAAGACGGGGATGCCCCGCGAGGCGGCGGCCAGGACGATGACGCCCCGGGCGTGGCCCATCAGGATCGCCGTGCGCGGGAACTTCACGTGGCTGTGCACCTGCTCCAGCGCCAGGGCGCCGGGCGGGTACGCGGCCAGCAGCTCGACGACGTTGCGATGGAGGTAGTCCAGACGTTGCCCCATGGCCCGGCTCGACGAGCCGGGACGGATCACGCCGGCCTCGACCACGACCGGCCCGCGCGGGCCGGGGTCGACGACCGCGTAGCCCGTCACGTTGAGGCCCGGGTCGATGCCGACGACCCGGCTCCAGACCGGCGGGCTCGCGCCGTCGCCGGGCTTGACGGCGTCGAGGCTCCCTTCGGACTCGCACGATCGGGACGTCATCGGGGCGACTCCTCCGTCGGGAGACGAGGCGGTTCTGGGCCGCCCCCGGGCTCTCAACTCAGCGCTTGGCTTCGACCCGCCAGCGAGTGCCGTCGGCGCCGTCT includes:
- the secA gene encoding preprotein translocase subunit SecA, whose protein sequence is MEVLTELWDKTTDALSALSEGVSEGLVRVFGSSNERRIRQMRPIVARINELEPSVQTLSDDALKAKTDEFRRRREAGETLDQLMPEAFAVCREAGRRYLNMRHFDVQLMGGMVLHGGNIAEMVTGEGKTLVATLAAYLNALDGKGVHVITVNDYLARRDAEWMSPLYQGLGMSVGAIQSEMDSTERQEIYGRDITYGTNNEFGFDYLRDNMKPTAELQCQGELHYAVIDEVDSILIDEARTPLIISGPAFDDVRKYAEADRIARLLKRNDHFEVKEKERTCHLNDAGIREAEKIAGLESFYTPGNMEWPHLIDNSLKAHHLYRRDRDYVVQPNGEVVIVDEFTGRLMVGRQWSDGLHQAVEAKERVKIKEENQTLATITLQNFFKLYRKLSGMTGTAMTEANEFYKVYGLDVVAIPTNRGLSRVNYPDVIFRYDREKNQALLDEIKEVHATGRPILVGTVTIEKSEELSEYLTRYGIAHQVLNAKHHEREAEIVAQAGRRGAVTIATNMAGRGTDIILGGNPEFMAWFDLKREVNEDGRPLYETRLDVPPEVWQAAVDKYEREMKAEGREVAAAGGLHIIGTERHESRRIDNQLRGRSGRQGDPGSSRFFLALDDDLMRKFAGEWVSAVLTRLGMQEGEAIESKMVSRRIEGAQKKVEERNFDIRKNLLEYDEVMDEQRKRVYSFRQALLEGSSPKDRILEMIDSQIQDAVDRFLADDYGQASFAEWASQRLGADMTARDFRGVEFEDAGEIVRRRAERHLYEAIREALDENVPADAEPADWTWGALVNWANTRFNLSLKDKDLRKFERRDGDESDLDRPGLEEFLYDQAKASIEGLDLEPAKEFLEPDWGRRSLAGWAQHKFGLTAELDSWKGLDRNRIARSLKEQARELYVAKEAELPVRIATTRFLGDRSHAQNQTPRYDREGLAAWASERLHCVVDPAELQTMLRPEMEAHLIALAHKKYDGARLSDELTARLDAAFPHSSARDKPAPPASPAALAGLVEWAHKNLGSSTTAEELAAKTAEEVRKELTAALDAKIRPEMREMEKVLLLQILDSSWMEHLRAMDHLRSSIGLQGYAQIDPKVEFKREGMRIFGEMWNGIGDRVTDLIFRVEQFDPEFLSYLGSRWKLDRAQAIHQDADSASSSLAAVPDSGNGVRRAQDAAIHAGESASDKKKEPVRNVGKKVGRNDPCPCGSGKKFKACHMRQTSSPDIF
- a CDS encoding DUF3467 domain-containing protein, with the translated sequence MSEPENPTQQQQVTTEVVVDDSATVPSYSNFCRVTATPEEVILDFGLNPQPFAQGRQDVKANQRLVMNFYTAKRLLTALGMTIQRHEGTFGSIELDVRRRAHVPQQAQSGGAPAGPKGVVE
- a CDS encoding Uma2 family endonuclease, which translates into the protein MSVKTETSPPETVADLLERLGDVPAFRVRLDPPLGTATERDVVEAHDRENRLFELVDGVLVEKTMGFEESRYAILLASYLIAFLRDTDLGVVLGADGTVKLLPGLVRIPDVSFISWGRYPKGLRPGEIPAVAPDLAVEILSKSNTRKEMARKLDEYFQAGVRLVWYVDPKAREVRVYESPADPVTLTAADVLDGGAVLPGFRLPLAEWFDQAERTGPAV
- a CDS encoding 3-deoxy-D-manno-octulosonic acid transferase, with the translated sequence MPLVLNLIYAATLIVLSPILVFRMVRSGKYRDGLWEKFSGDAPNRMGGGPCLWFHAVSVGEVLLLRPLVREMARRRPNWEVVISTTTPTGLAVARRTFPELITFYAPFDFSWATRRAMTRVRPTVLALVELELWPNLIRSAKRSGAKVAVINARLSERSHRGYRRIRRPLGPTLHRIDAVAAQDEDYARRFVDLGVPVDRVSVTGSVKFDGLESDRNNARTRELRAELGLMAADLVFVAGSTMDGEEEAALAAYRGARRDHPRLRLVLVPRHAERFEAVARWLESEGETVVRRSRGPVTPSPAGKPAPIVLIDTLGELGAVWGLADVAFVGGSLLPGRGGQNMMEPAAYGASVMFGPHTANFRETVAQLLARDAARRVAGPREMAILLREDLDDPEKAAARGEAGRRFVLAQHGASGRTLSELDRLVESSGAQKSA